The Phycisphaeraceae bacterium genome has a window encoding:
- a CDS encoding sulfotransferase family 2 domain-containing protein yields the protein MTIPNMLAKIRRTLVDARDASRGDADPGVHARRVHEWRGLSLDEQNRRNSERLNRLVVKWPDLLANPTPVGEARKRPLIFTHVPKAGGTTLEYLIAKNYIPARLLHINAPALHKNPSAPFKKGRSRDVIMGHHKLNHVVYQLVNQPFVHLTIVREPVSRIVSYYNYLHTTPNHHLHKQATTLPIEEFVEADNMVELQNGQTLRLAGVQERRILRNRPNAPKWLQQAKDTLINRFTFFGVMEEYTRFLLLCRRLLGWEDVYYETRNVSTKFVRMEDLSPAVIERIRGRNPLDVKLWEFARGLFHERCAEAGVTDADVDLWKQNNKRYLELIHAPLTRT from the coding sequence ATGACCATCCCCAACATGCTCGCCAAGATCCGTCGGACCCTGGTGGACGCGCGCGACGCCTCGCGCGGCGACGCCGACCCCGGGGTGCATGCCAGGCGGGTGCATGAGTGGCGCGGGCTGTCGCTGGACGAGCAGAATCGGCGCAACAGCGAGCGGCTCAATCGGCTGGTGGTCAAGTGGCCTGACCTGCTGGCCAATCCCACGCCGGTGGGCGAGGCGCGGAAGCGCCCGCTCATCTTCACGCACGTTCCCAAGGCGGGGGGCACCACGCTCGAGTACCTGATCGCCAAGAACTACATTCCCGCGCGGCTGCTGCACATCAACGCCCCGGCCCTGCACAAGAACCCCAGCGCGCCGTTCAAGAAGGGGCGCTCGCGCGACGTCATCATGGGCCACCACAAGCTCAACCACGTGGTGTACCAGCTGGTCAATCAGCCCTTCGTGCACCTGACCATCGTGCGCGAGCCGGTCAGCCGCATCGTGTCCTATTACAACTACCTGCACACCACGCCCAATCATCACCTGCACAAGCAGGCCACCACGCTGCCCATCGAGGAGTTCGTGGAGGCGGACAACATGGTCGAGCTGCAGAACGGCCAGACGCTGCGGCTGGCGGGCGTGCAGGAGCGGCGCATCCTGCGCAACCGCCCCAACGCCCCCAAGTGGCTGCAGCAGGCCAAGGACACGCTCATCAACCGCTTCACCTTCTTCGGCGTGATGGAGGAGTACACGCGGTTCCTCCTCCTGTGCCGGCGACTGCTGGGGTGGGAGGACGTGTACTACGAAACCCGCAACGTCTCCACCAAGTTCGTGCGGATGGAGGATCTGTCGCCAGCGGTCATCGAGCGCATCCGGGGGCGCAACCCGCTGGATGTGAAACTGTGGGAGTTCGCGCGTGGACTGTTCCACGAGCGCTGCGCCGAGGCGGGCGTCACCGACGCCGACGTGGACCTGTGGAAGCAGAACAACAAGCGGTACCTGGAGCTGATCCACGCGCCGCTGACCCGGACCTGA
- the secE gene encoding preprotein translocase subunit SecE, producing MGFAIHKPGQGYWTRVVSAASFCLVGFMGGLWLGEQLAAIRVSGVQPVYIQYGTVIVVTAIVGLFVYHFIGRRPRTVDFMIATEGEMKKVNWSTRREITGMTMVVIGLTAVMAVVLFVIDYLIFSPLFRVLRVIDAA from the coding sequence ATGGGATTCGCCATTCACAAGCCGGGTCAGGGGTACTGGACCCGCGTGGTGTCCGCCGCCTCGTTCTGCCTGGTGGGCTTCATGGGCGGGCTGTGGCTGGGCGAGCAACTGGCCGCCATCCGCGTCAGCGGGGTGCAGCCGGTGTACATCCAGTACGGCACGGTCATCGTAGTGACTGCGATCGTCGGACTGTTCGTGTACCACTTCATCGGGCGCCGCCCCCGGACGGTGGACTTCATGATCGCCACCGAGGGGGAGATGAAGAAGGTCAACTGGTCCACGCGGCGTGAGATCACGGGCATGACCATGGTCGTCATCGGCCTGACCGCGGTGATGGCGGTCGTCCTGTTCGTGATCGACTACCTGATTTTCAGCCCGCTCTTCCGCGTTCTGCGGGTCATCGACGCCGCGTAG
- the nusG gene encoding transcription termination/antitermination factor NusG translates to MYRDGMNWFVLRVASNKENSVRETLLRKVEIEGLQHRVGRIMVPTEKTKTLKAGKVKITETKLYPGYVFVEMKLEDDGRIPQDVFFLIKETTGVGDFVGTAGRPTPMRAEEVEKMLFDSRRPDETPTVKMEFRKGDHVKINDGPFVGYDGTVDELMPEKQRVKVLVTIFGRQAPIDLEYWQISPAEG, encoded by the coding sequence ATGTACCGCGACGGCATGAACTGGTTCGTGCTGCGCGTGGCCTCGAACAAGGAGAACTCGGTCCGCGAGACGCTGCTGCGCAAGGTCGAGATCGAGGGGCTGCAGCATCGCGTGGGGCGCATCATGGTGCCCACCGAGAAGACCAAGACACTCAAAGCCGGCAAGGTCAAGATCACCGAAACCAAGCTCTATCCCGGCTACGTCTTCGTGGAAATGAAACTCGAGGATGACGGGCGCATCCCCCAGGACGTGTTCTTCCTCATCAAGGAAACCACCGGCGTGGGCGACTTCGTCGGCACCGCCGGACGACCCACCCCCATGCGGGCCGAAGAGGTCGAGAAGATGCTCTTCGACTCGCGCCGACCCGACGAGACGCCCACCGTCAAGATGGAGTTCCGCAAGGGCGACCACGTCAAGATCAACGACGGCCCCTTCGTGGGCTACGACGGCACCGTGGACGAACTGATGCCCGAGAAGCAGCGCGTCAAGGTGCTCGTCACCATCTTCGGCCGCCAGGCGCCCATCGACCTGGAATACTGGCAGATCAGCCCGGCGGAGGGGTGA
- a CDS encoding ABC transporter ATP-binding protein, with protein MSTRTLAQAGRSARRLQRQTGLYLSRVRWLARDVWSTFGPRVLGVAAVNLLGVACAMASMGGAFLIARRLEKGEAIDLLGLRIEHLGETGTLTIIASLIALLGVLSAAFLYLAQWLIERIAAAHQKRNAARLFRVVTDPAYRGWPALVEGDPRRTISRMASTGLKMTGLSVIALLQMILPIAVFLASAAALVVIDPVVTLGLLPVAAVYLLPLLLINRGVVRVQKRVAEATSESRQSIDAGLRLAIDASAPHVIKQSWAEHALEGPEHARAARLLSHRRLSVQRIQAANTVVFVLAILGLLIFFGHATRTGERTWSEFLVYLVALRFLVGAIRQVTSKFIRLSRFHGAYRAYTEFIDDAESLRSMLAAQPAPTMPEKIIIRAPDEPLFESDLRLRLEPGQVAWLLSPDRPTHAVMQRLLAAASDALRGGGDLVTPALCYAGLPAVDQLRTLRENALGPSPDDAAARAHEQRLIAWGFGEEIERLPDGLDTRADHPASRAIDPAFLFALGAAALPDGAPVLALAARAGELGADRLTRVIDDLRPTYLFLAGDSPDDPMNGAFEPLDDRIVGAAVVLDGAVVACGDGAWLARARGSIRAAFDERRGVAGPGDDEAEIDAMDEEEI; from the coding sequence ATGAGCACGCGAACCCTGGCCCAGGCCGGTCGCTCCGCTCGACGCCTGCAGCGTCAGACGGGGCTGTATCTCTCGCGCGTGAGGTGGCTGGCGCGGGACGTGTGGAGCACGTTCGGTCCGCGCGTCCTGGGCGTGGCCGCCGTCAATCTGCTGGGCGTGGCGTGCGCCATGGCCAGCATGGGCGGGGCGTTTCTCATCGCCAGGCGGCTGGAGAAGGGTGAGGCGATCGACCTTCTCGGCCTGCGCATCGAGCACCTGGGCGAGACGGGCACGCTCACCATCATCGCCTCCTTGATCGCCCTGCTGGGCGTGCTGAGCGCGGCGTTCCTGTACCTGGCCCAGTGGCTGATCGAGCGCATCGCCGCGGCGCACCAGAAGCGCAACGCGGCCCGGCTGTTCCGCGTCGTCACCGACCCGGCGTACCGCGGCTGGCCGGCGCTGGTGGAAGGCGACCCCCGCCGCACCATCTCGCGCATGGCCTCCACGGGGCTGAAGATGACCGGGCTGTCAGTCATCGCCCTGCTGCAGATGATCCTGCCGATCGCGGTGTTTCTCGCCAGCGCGGCCGCGCTGGTGGTGATCGACCCCGTTGTCACGCTCGGGCTTCTGCCGGTGGCGGCGGTCTACCTGCTGCCGCTGCTGCTCATCAACCGGGGCGTGGTGCGGGTGCAGAAGCGCGTCGCCGAGGCGACCAGCGAGTCGCGCCAGTCGATCGACGCGGGGCTGCGCCTGGCGATCGACGCCAGCGCCCCCCACGTCATCAAGCAGTCGTGGGCCGAGCACGCCCTCGAAGGGCCGGAGCACGCCAGGGCCGCGCGGCTGCTCTCGCATCGGCGGTTGTCGGTCCAGCGCATCCAGGCGGCCAACACCGTGGTCTTTGTGCTGGCGATCCTGGGTCTGCTCATCTTCTTCGGCCACGCCACGCGGACGGGTGAGCGCACGTGGTCGGAGTTCCTGGTGTACCTGGTGGCGCTGCGGTTCCTCGTGGGCGCGATCCGGCAGGTGACGAGCAAGTTCATCCGCCTCAGCCGCTTCCACGGCGCGTACCGGGCGTACACCGAGTTCATCGACGACGCCGAATCGCTCCGTTCGATGCTCGCCGCCCAGCCCGCGCCGACAATGCCGGAGAAGATCATCATCCGTGCGCCGGACGAGCCGCTCTTCGAGTCGGACCTGCGCCTGCGGCTGGAGCCGGGTCAGGTCGCCTGGCTGCTCTCGCCCGATCGACCCACGCACGCGGTGATGCAGCGGCTGCTGGCGGCGGCGTCCGATGCGCTGCGCGGGGGAGGCGACCTGGTCACGCCCGCGTTGTGCTACGCCGGGCTGCCCGCGGTGGACCAGTTGCGAACCCTGCGCGAGAACGCGCTTGGTCCGTCGCCGGACGACGCGGCGGCCCGTGCTCACGAGCAGCGCCTGATCGCGTGGGGGTTCGGCGAGGAGATCGAGCGGCTCCCCGACGGGCTTGACACCCGGGCCGATCACCCCGCCTCGCGGGCGATCGACCCGGCGTTCCTCTTCGCGCTGGGCGCCGCCGCCCTGCCCGACGGCGCGCCCGTGCTGGCGCTGGCCGCGAGAGCGGGCGAACTCGGCGCCGACCGGCTCACCCGGGTCATCGACGACCTGCGCCCGACGTACCTCTTTCTCGCGGGAGACAGTCCCGACGATCCCATGAACGGGGCCTTCGAGCCGCTCGACGATCGCATCGTCGGCGCGGCGGTGGTGCTGGACGGCGCGGTGGTCGCCTGCGGCGACGGCGCGTGGCTGGCGCGGGCCCGCGGGTCGATCCGGGCGGCGTTCGACGAGCGGCGCGGCGTCGCCGGGCCGGGCGACGACGAGGCGGAGATCGACGCGATGGACGAGGAGGAAATCTGA
- a CDS encoding sulfotransferase family 2 domain-containing protein, with amino-acid sequence MLSKLKSMRNRTKRLARRVLDGQSANPSVTPSGEVVIKVPFDRADVEAWQTLTNEEQNERNVRHLRQKVLQWEGMPAAEAARNRWLAQPFFFTHVPKTGGTSLEHIIAKNYNITGVNRMNGPAVSENPAGLFKMGVMPHAVMGHYELNYLVYQGFTQPTVHTTMLRDPVKRVISFYNWIRESPNHPQHAKAMSMPLIDFLRDHDRPETRNGQMLRLSGRMGAKYVRNPKKAREALEIAKENLLTIFSFFGLLERFDEFLLTCHIVLGWRDILYERRNVSARPAEKTEVTDADLDFIREHNALDVEFHDFARKIVEERDAHLGITPERVKKFREANATFSAILAAGH; translated from the coding sequence ATGCTCTCCAAACTCAAATCCATGCGCAACCGAACCAAGCGGCTGGCGAGGAGAGTCCTCGACGGCCAGTCCGCCAACCCATCGGTCACCCCCTCAGGGGAGGTCGTCATCAAGGTTCCCTTCGACCGGGCGGATGTCGAGGCGTGGCAGACGCTGACCAACGAGGAGCAGAACGAGCGCAACGTCCGCCACCTGCGGCAGAAGGTGCTGCAATGGGAAGGCATGCCCGCCGCCGAGGCGGCCCGCAACCGCTGGTTGGCGCAGCCGTTCTTCTTCACCCACGTGCCCAAGACGGGGGGCACCTCGCTCGAGCACATCATCGCCAAGAACTACAACATCACCGGTGTCAACCGCATGAACGGCCCGGCGGTGTCGGAGAACCCGGCCGGGCTCTTCAAGATGGGCGTCATGCCCCACGCGGTGATGGGCCACTACGAACTCAACTACCTTGTATACCAGGGCTTCACGCAGCCCACCGTGCACACCACCATGCTGCGCGACCCGGTGAAGCGGGTGATCTCGTTCTACAACTGGATCCGCGAAAGCCCCAACCACCCGCAGCACGCCAAGGCCATGTCGATGCCGCTCATCGACTTTCTGCGCGACCACGACCGGCCCGAGACGCGCAACGGCCAGATGCTGCGGCTTTCAGGCCGCATGGGCGCCAAGTACGTGCGCAACCCCAAGAAGGCCCGCGAGGCGCTGGAGATCGCCAAGGAGAACCTGCTGACGATCTTCTCCTTCTTCGGCCTGCTGGAGCGGTTCGACGAGTTCCTGCTCACCTGCCACATCGTGCTGGGCTGGCGCGACATCCTGTATGAACGACGCAACGTGAGCGCCAGGCCCGCGGAGAAGACCGAGGTGACGGATGCGGACCTGGATTTCATCCGCGAGCACAACGCGCTGGATGTGGAGTTTCACGACTTCGCGCGGAAGATCGTCGAGGAGCGGGACGCCCACCTGGGCATCACGCCGGAGCGGGTGAAGAAGTTCCGTGAGGCGAACGCGACCTTCTCGGCGATTCTGGCGGCGGGGCATTGA
- the selB gene encoding selenocysteine-specific translation elongation factor, translated as MSAPRTIILGTAGHIDHGKTSLVRALTGVDTDRLPEEKQRGITIDIGFAHLDLGDARLGIVDVPGHERFIKNMLAGATGIDLAMLVIAADDAIMPQTREHLAILRLLGVNRGVIAITKCDLAEPSWLDLVEAEIRSLVRGSFLEHARLVRTSAATGMGLDELKHALREAYESLDAARTDRPFRLAIDRSFAGKGVGTVVTGTVYAGTLRLGDEVEWLPRGQRVRVRGLQSHGRDVESVSRGQRAAINLIGVHHTDITRGHELAAPGSLAPSRVLTVHLSLLPECPWPLKDRARVRLHLGTAEVMARVRLLSPSPGAPPSAPRGAPEPRSTALPPGGEGYAQLVLAQPVVASGGQPFVIRAESPLVTLGGGHVLLPVCRRWRGRETRALLPRLAELRSPDARIRAEAAIRFFAARSWSDLDLARDADVSPAEAATLIDALRRGDRLVTVTTTSGGAYRLHADVAQALTTAALDAVRTMQEASPLETFIPRLRLIQHLKREADADTLHALLDHLVAHGVLAGDERGVWTPRARPVLSPAQQVALTKAIALCQQAGLAPTEVNEVARAAGLSDKDARRILDVGVSTGDLVHVGGPLYMHAMHERALRQRVIEALAARPDGMTMGELREVIGVSRRHAVPLAEHLDRVGVTKRVGDVRRATQEALRERSTA; from the coding sequence ATGAGCGCGCCTCGAACCATCATCCTCGGCACGGCTGGCCACATCGACCACGGCAAGACCTCGCTGGTGCGCGCCCTGACCGGCGTGGACACCGACCGCCTGCCGGAGGAGAAGCAGCGCGGCATCACCATCGACATCGGCTTCGCCCATCTCGACCTGGGCGACGCGCGGCTGGGCATCGTCGATGTGCCGGGCCACGAACGCTTCATCAAGAACATGCTGGCGGGGGCCACGGGCATCGACCTGGCCATGCTCGTCATCGCGGCGGACGACGCCATCATGCCCCAGACCCGAGAGCACCTGGCGATCCTGCGGCTGCTGGGCGTGAATCGCGGCGTCATCGCGATCACCAAGTGCGATCTGGCCGAACCGTCGTGGCTCGATCTGGTCGAGGCGGAGATTCGCTCGCTGGTGCGCGGCTCGTTCCTGGAACACGCGCGCCTCGTGCGCACCAGCGCGGCGACCGGCATGGGGCTTGACGAGTTGAAGCACGCCCTGCGAGAGGCGTACGAATCGCTCGACGCCGCGCGGACCGATCGACCCTTCCGCCTGGCGATTGATCGCTCCTTCGCCGGCAAGGGCGTGGGCACGGTGGTCACGGGCACCGTCTACGCGGGCACGCTGCGCCTTGGCGACGAAGTCGAGTGGCTGCCGCGCGGCCAGCGGGTGCGGGTGCGCGGACTGCAGTCGCACGGACGGGATGTCGAGTCGGTTTCGCGCGGGCAGCGGGCGGCGATCAACCTGATCGGCGTCCATCACACGGACATTACGCGCGGTCACGAACTCGCCGCGCCGGGGTCGCTGGCGCCCTCGCGCGTGCTCACGGTGCATCTTTCGCTGCTGCCCGAGTGTCCGTGGCCGCTGAAGGATCGCGCCCGCGTGCGGCTGCACCTGGGCACGGCGGAGGTGATGGCCCGCGTGCGGTTGCTGTCGCCAAGTCCCGGCGCCCCCCCCAGCGCCCCCCGCGGCGCCCCGGAGCCGCGATCAACCGCCCTGCCGCCCGGCGGCGAGGGGTATGCCCAGCTGGTGCTGGCGCAGCCGGTGGTCGCGTCCGGGGGGCAGCCCTTCGTCATCCGCGCCGAGTCGCCCCTGGTCACGCTGGGAGGCGGTCACGTGCTGCTGCCGGTGTGCCGCCGCTGGCGCGGGCGCGAAACGCGCGCCCTGCTGCCGCGACTGGCGGAACTGCGCTCGCCCGACGCCCGAATCCGCGCCGAAGCGGCGATCCGCTTCTTCGCAGCGCGGTCCTGGAGTGATCTCGATCTCGCGCGTGACGCCGACGTATCGCCCGCCGAGGCCGCGACGCTGATCGACGCGCTCCGGCGAGGCGACCGCCTCGTCACCGTCACGACGACATCAGGAGGCGCCTATCGGCTGCACGCGGATGTGGCGCAGGCGCTCACGACGGCGGCGCTGGACGCGGTCAGGACCATGCAGGAGGCCTCGCCCCTCGAAACCTTCATTCCTCGCCTCCGTCTGATCCAGCATCTCAAGCGCGAGGCGGATGCCGACACGCTCCACGCGCTGCTCGATCACCTGGTCGCGCACGGGGTTCTGGCGGGAGATGAGCGGGGCGTGTGGACGCCCAGGGCGCGGCCGGTGCTGTCGCCGGCCCAGCAGGTCGCGCTGACGAAGGCCATCGCGCTCTGCCAGCAGGCGGGCCTGGCTCCGACCGAGGTGAACGAAGTCGCCCGCGCCGCCGGACTGAGCGACAAGGACGCCAGGCGGATTCTCGACGTGGGCGTCTCCACCGGCGACCTCGTCCACGTCGGCGGGCCGCTCTACATGCACGCGATGCACGAGCGGGCGCTGCGCCAGCGCGTGATCGAGGCGCTCGCCGCCCGGCCCGATGGGATGACCATGGGCGAACTGCGCGAGGTGATCGGCGTCAGCCGCCGGCACGCCGTGCCGCTGGCGGAGCACCTTGACCGGGTCGGGGTGACGAAGCGCGTGGGCGACGTGCGTCGAGCGACGCAAGAGGCGCTGAGGGAGCGATCAACCGCCTGA
- the tuf gene encoding elongation factor Tu, whose product MAKAVFERTKPHVNVGTIGHVDHGKTTLTAAITAVQAAKGLATFKAYDEVAKASESDGRRDPTKILTIATAHVEYESATRHYAHVDCPGHADYVKNMITGAAQMDGAILVVSAADGPMPQTREHILLARQVGVPKIVVFLNKVDLVDDPELLDLIELEVRELLSKYDFPGDDTPIIRGAAYPALTNPSDPEKTKCIQELMDALDSYVPIPQREQDKPFLMSIEDVFSIKGRGTVVTGRIERGLVKVGDEVEIVGMTAEKRKTVVTGVEMFNKTLDQGMAGDNVGALLRGIEKKDVERGQVLCKPGSINPHTKFEAEVYVLTKEEGGRHTPFFTGYKPQFYFRTTDVTGRLELLGGAEMCMPGDNITVSIDLQGKPVAMEPGLRFAVREGGRTVGSGVVTKILE is encoded by the coding sequence ATGGCAAAGGCAGTCTTTGAGCGCACCAAGCCGCACGTCAACGTCGGCACCATCGGGCACGTGGATCACGGCAAGACCACCCTGACCGCCGCCATCACTGCGGTGCAGGCGGCCAAGGGTCTGGCCACCTTCAAGGCGTACGACGAGGTCGCCAAGGCCTCCGAGTCCGACGGTCGCCGCGACCCCACCAAGATTCTCACCATCGCCACCGCCCACGTGGAGTACGAGTCGGCCACCCGCCACTACGCCCACGTGGACTGCCCGGGCCACGCCGACTACGTGAAGAACATGATCACCGGCGCCGCCCAGATGGACGGCGCCATCCTGGTGGTGTCCGCCGCCGACGGCCCCATGCCCCAGACGCGCGAGCACATCCTGCTGGCCCGCCAGGTCGGCGTGCCCAAGATCGTGGTCTTCCTCAACAAGGTGGACCTGGTCGACGACCCCGAACTGCTCGACCTGATCGAGCTCGAGGTGCGCGAGCTGCTCTCGAAGTACGACTTCCCCGGCGACGACACGCCCATCATCCGCGGGGCGGCGTACCCGGCGCTGACCAACCCCAGCGACCCCGAGAAGACCAAGTGCATCCAGGAACTCATGGATGCGCTGGACTCCTACGTGCCGATTCCGCAGCGCGAGCAGGACAAGCCCTTCCTCATGTCCATCGAGGATGTCTTCTCCATCAAGGGACGCGGCACGGTGGTCACGGGACGCATCGAGCGCGGACTGGTCAAGGTCGGCGATGAAGTCGAAATCGTCGGCATGACCGCCGAGAAGCGCAAGACCGTCGTCACCGGCGTCGAAATGTTCAACAAGACCCTCGACCAGGGCATGGCGGGCGACAACGTGGGCGCGCTGCTGCGAGGCATCGAAAAGAAGGACGTGGAGCGAGGCCAGGTGCTCTGCAAGCCCGGCTCCATCAACCCCCACACCAAGTTCGAGGCCGAGGTCTACGTGCTCACGAAGGAGGAAGGCGGACGACACACCCCGTTCTTCACGGGCTACAAGCCGCAGTTCTACTTCCGCACCACCGACGTGACCGGACGCCTCGAACTGCTGGGCGGCGCCGAAATGTGCATGCCCGGCGACAACATCACCGTCTCCATCGACCTGCAGGGCAAGCCGGTCGCCATGGAGCCGGGGCTGCGGTTCGCCGTCCGCGAGGGCGGACGCACCGTGGGTTCGGGCGTCGTCACGAAGATTCTCGAGTAG
- a CDS encoding class I SAM-dependent methyltransferase: MTLTDPAQSLWSMHHRTRPLTCLGDARELYSRQPSTFARAMPEHYVDRRVFRKWWEWEYIAECADLLGCLERGRTGVGLGVGYEPLMFHFASRCERIVATDLYSGDTDWKEARYDTVQKLYDSAPMVFPKERLEIRSADMRSLGVPDGSFDFAWSCSSIEHIPTLEDLVQVFRELARVLKPGGHAILTTEFCITETPYLLPHVNALDRDLFRRIVQSLGAFEVLGETDWSYNWTLAANAPRARRVLFPALVHGTYLPSLEGHFTGHMANYVGVSVICPVAFVLRRVNDAGVRVPDWKDFDLDPRVRDFAWAVKMIQQRKPADVVERLRPIIEAGPRGSSMQFFLHVFRFYIEAMALDHHFRHADLVKAIHDHLLPNLPPGPLQDGDCLDLVGYLLHEAGDTGNSAEMYRIAALSPSTLNDHAITLAFGYLRSMMKMNLTDPGIHFVADIVAHLIAMGWPPASLDAAWRKGLSLVTLSRAQRKALHEKVVAETKRRESLLFDHAALEGMLASGGA, from the coding sequence TTGACCCTCACCGATCCCGCCCAATCCCTCTGGTCCATGCATCACCGCACGCGACCCCTCACCTGCCTGGGCGACGCGCGCGAGTTGTATTCTCGCCAGCCATCGACGTTCGCCAGGGCCATGCCCGAGCACTACGTGGACCGCCGCGTCTTCCGCAAGTGGTGGGAATGGGAGTACATCGCCGAGTGCGCCGACCTGCTGGGGTGCCTGGAGCGGGGCAGGACCGGCGTGGGGCTGGGCGTGGGCTACGAGCCGCTCATGTTCCACTTCGCAAGCCGCTGCGAGCGGATCGTGGCGACGGACCTGTACTCAGGCGACACCGACTGGAAGGAAGCCCGCTACGACACGGTGCAGAAACTCTACGACTCCGCCCCGATGGTCTTTCCCAAGGAGCGGCTGGAAATCCGCTCCGCCGACATGCGCTCGCTGGGCGTGCCCGACGGTTCATTTGACTTCGCGTGGTCGTGCTCATCCATCGAGCACATCCCCACGCTGGAGGACCTGGTGCAGGTCTTCCGCGAGCTGGCCCGCGTGCTCAAGCCGGGCGGGCACGCGATCCTGACCACCGAGTTCTGCATCACCGAGACGCCGTACCTGCTGCCGCACGTCAACGCCCTGGACCGCGACCTGTTCCGGCGCATCGTGCAGTCGCTGGGCGCGTTCGAGGTGCTGGGGGAGACGGACTGGTCGTACAACTGGACCCTGGCCGCCAACGCGCCTCGCGCCAGGCGGGTGCTCTTTCCCGCGCTGGTGCACGGCACCTACCTGCCGTCGCTGGAGGGCCACTTCACCGGCCACATGGCCAACTACGTGGGCGTGTCGGTGATCTGTCCGGTGGCGTTCGTGCTGCGCCGCGTGAATGATGCAGGAGTCCGGGTGCCGGACTGGAAGGACTTCGACCTCGACCCCCGCGTGCGCGACTTCGCGTGGGCGGTGAAGATGATCCAGCAGCGCAAGCCCGCGGACGTGGTGGAGCGGCTGAGGCCCATCATCGAAGCCGGTCCGCGCGGCTCATCCATGCAGTTCTTCCTGCATGTTTTCCGCTTCTACATCGAGGCGATGGCGCTGGATCACCACTTCAGGCATGCGGACCTGGTGAAGGCGATTCACGACCACCTGCTGCCGAATCTTCCGCCCGGTCCGCTGCAGGACGGCGACTGTCTGGACCTGGTGGGCTACCTGCTGCACGAGGCGGGCGACACCGGCAACAGCGCGGAGATGTACCGCATCGCCGCGCTCAGCCCCAGCACGCTCAACGATCACGCCATCACGCTGGCGTTCGGCTACCTGCGTTCGATGATGAAGATGAACCTGACCGATCCGGGGATTCACTTCGTGGCGGACATCGTGGCCCATCTGATTGCGATGGGCTGGCCGCCCGCGTCGCTCGACGCCGCATGGCGCAAGGGTTTGTCGCTCGTGACGCTCTCGCGCGCTCAGCGGAAGGCGCTGCATGAGAAGGTCGTCGCCGAGACGAAGCGGCGGGAATCGCTGCTCTTCGACCACGCCGCGCTGGAGGGGATGCTCGCGTCCGGCGGCGCATGA
- the rpmG gene encoding 50S ribosomal protein L33, protein MAKKSEDREYVWLRCEETGDLNYRTNIRVKGGIAERLKEGLMKYSPSLRKHTLHKIKRK, encoded by the coding sequence ATGGCCAAGAAGTCCGAAGATCGAGAATACGTGTGGCTCCGTTGCGAGGAGACGGGCGACCTGAACTACCGAACCAACATCCGGGTCAAGGGCGGCATCGCCGAACGCCTCAAGGAAGGGCTGATGAAGTACAGCCCCTCGCTGCGCAAGCACACGCTGCACAAGATCAAGAGGAAATGA